The Callospermophilus lateralis isolate mCalLat2 chromosome 15, mCalLat2.hap1, whole genome shotgun sequence genome window below encodes:
- the Fam204a gene encoding protein FAM204A isoform X2, translating into MWSGLLPPGLNESDVESNSEDEATLEKSELDLQENKEDGTNRDTEISSFPADGPKTETEANTDAYEECPSGIPLNLWNKFQELHKKHSEQKISTSRFRGKKRKRSRKDKLKNEKESHSEQPLNETQWKELTQYFGANDRFEPPVKKKKVEKSGLEKRIDQAVEEWDVEKAEELSNQLATRELGVKIAKAIACHKFVKAKKEAENSQAARKKKKLAWGFEAKKRWETKSNMGYM; encoded by the exons ATGTGGAGTGGACTGCTGCCTCCTGGCCTAAATGAAAGTGATGTTGAGTCAAATTCTGAAGATGAAGCCACACTGGAGAAGTCTGAACTCGACTTACAGGAAAATAAAGAGGATGGGACTAATAGAGACACAGAAATCTCAAGTTTCCCAGCAGATGGACCAaaaacagaaacagaggccaataCAGATGCATATGAAGAATGCCCTTCTGGAATTCCCTTAAATTTGTGGAAT AAATTTCAAGAATTGCATAAAAAACATTCTGAACAGAAAATCTCAACCTCAAGATTCAGAGGGAAAAAGAGAAAACGCTCCAgaaaag ATAAATTGAAGAATGAAAAAGAATCTCATAG TGAACAGCCTTTAAATGAAACCCAATGGAAGGAGCTTACTCAGTACTTTGGAGCCAATGATAGATTTGAACCccctgttaaaaagaaaaaagttgaaaAG TCAGGTCTTGAAAAGAGGATAGACCAGGCTGTGGAGGAATGGGATGTTGAGAAGGCTGAAGAACTCAGCAACCAGCTTGCTACTCGAGAG CTTGGTGTAAAAATTGCCAAAGCAATTGCCTGTCACAAGTTTGTAAAAGCCAAAAAGGAGGCTGAAAACTCTCAGGCTGCTCGAAAAAAGAAGAAACTTGCATGGGG ATTTGAAGCAAAGAAGAGATGGGAAACCAAAAGCAACATGGGATATATGTAA
- the Fam204a gene encoding protein FAM204A isoform X1: MRRRDVGGVLRWTPGNRFLTEEKMWSGLLPPGLNESDVESNSEDEATLEKSELDLQENKEDGTNRDTEISSFPADGPKTETEANTDAYEECPSGIPLNLWNKFQELHKKHSEQKISTSRFRGKKRKRSRKDKLKNEKESHSEQPLNETQWKELTQYFGANDRFEPPVKKKKVEKSGLEKRIDQAVEEWDVEKAEELSNQLATRELGVKIAKAIACHKFVKAKKEAENSQAARKKKKLAWGFEAKKRWETKSNMGYM; this comes from the exons ATGAGAAGGCGCGATGTTGGCGGGGTCTTAAGATGGACGCCGGGCAACCGCTTCCTGACCG aagaAAAGATGTGGAGTGGACTGCTGCCTCCTGGCCTAAATGAAAGTGATGTTGAGTCAAATTCTGAAGATGAAGCCACACTGGAGAAGTCTGAACTCGACTTACAGGAAAATAAAGAGGATGGGACTAATAGAGACACAGAAATCTCAAGTTTCCCAGCAGATGGACCAaaaacagaaacagaggccaataCAGATGCATATGAAGAATGCCCTTCTGGAATTCCCTTAAATTTGTGGAAT AAATTTCAAGAATTGCATAAAAAACATTCTGAACAGAAAATCTCAACCTCAAGATTCAGAGGGAAAAAGAGAAAACGCTCCAgaaaag ATAAATTGAAGAATGAAAAAGAATCTCATAG TGAACAGCCTTTAAATGAAACCCAATGGAAGGAGCTTACTCAGTACTTTGGAGCCAATGATAGATTTGAACCccctgttaaaaagaaaaaagttgaaaAG TCAGGTCTTGAAAAGAGGATAGACCAGGCTGTGGAGGAATGGGATGTTGAGAAGGCTGAAGAACTCAGCAACCAGCTTGCTACTCGAGAG CTTGGTGTAAAAATTGCCAAAGCAATTGCCTGTCACAAGTTTGTAAAAGCCAAAAAGGAGGCTGAAAACTCTCAGGCTGCTCGAAAAAAGAAGAAACTTGCATGGGG ATTTGAAGCAAAGAAGAGATGGGAAACCAAAAGCAACATGGGATATATGTAA